GGCGAGCGTGCGGAATGTATGCGAAAAAGCGAACACATTCGGCGTGGTGGAGGCGAGCGTGCGGCATGTTGAGATCGCTTTCAAAATAACGATTGCCAAACGCAGCGATCTAAACTATACTGGAGAGGAAAATTAGGTTAAGCGCTTACCCTACCCCGAGAAATAACCAGATAATCTGCATCCAATTTATATTTGCCAGCATTTTTTTAGCCAACTATATTGCTCAAATACTTATTCATCAATTTTTATCAATCCATCATTCAATCAATCAACAATCTATCTATCTATCAATCAATCATCACTCTTTATCAATTACTCATTCACTCAATTACCTTTTCCCTAGCTTGATCAAGGAGGCATCACTATGAACGGTTTACAGTTCGACCGGGCCCGGAGGCTGGATCTGATTGCCGTGGGCCGGCTGTGTATTGATCTGAACGCCAATGAGACGGGGCGGCCGATGGAAGAGACGATGACCTTCACCAAATATGTCGGCGGCTCTCCGGCCAATATTATCATCGGGGCAGCGCGGCTGGGACTGCGTACCGGCTTCATCGGCAAGCTGGCGGATGACCAGATGGGCCGGTTCATCCGCAGCTATCTGCAGAAGGACGGCATCGACGACAGCCAGGTCTGCGTGGACCGGACGGGTGCGGTGACGGGGCTGGCTTTTACAGAGATCAAAAGCCCGCAGGAATGCAGCATCCTGATGTACCGCGACCGCGTGGCCGATCTGCTGCTGAATACGGAAGAGATCTCGGAGGCGTACATCGCCAGCGCCAAGGCGCTGCTGATCTCCGGTACGGCGCTGGCCCAGAGCCCTTCCCGCGAAGCGGTCTTCCTGGCGCTGGAATTCGCCCGCAAGCATAACGTGACCGTGTTCTTCGATCTCGATTACCGCCCGTATACTTGGACATCTGCCGCGGAAACGGCGGTCTACTATAACCTCGCAGCCGAGAAAAGCCACTGCATCATCGGAACCCGCGAAGAATTCGATATGATGGAGAATCTGTACAATCTGGCGGGCGCAGACGATCAGGCGACAGCAGCGCGCTGGTTCGCGCATCAGGCAGAGCTGGTGGTCATCAAGCATGGCGGCAGCGGGTCGATCGGCTATACAGCGGATGGGCAGAGCCACCGGAGCGGGATTTTCCCGGCCAAGGTACTTAAGACGTTCGGCGCAGGCGATTCTTATGCTTCGGCCTTCATCCATAGTCTCATGAACGGACACAGTGTCAGCGAGGCGATGCGGCGCGGAAGCGCATCCGCTTCGATTGTCATCTCCCGCCACAGCTGCTCCGATGCTATGCCAACCCTGGAGGAGCTGGAGGACTTCCTGCGCACCAACGAGGAGATTGCCGCAGGCGCACAATAAGCAAACATAAGCAGCAGCTTAATATATAGAACCGAAGGAGTGGACGTAAATGACAGAGCAAACGGCACAGGTTTTGAAAAATTACATTGACGGCCAGTGGGTAGCAGCGGATGCGGCACAGACGGAGCCGGTAACCAATCCGGCCACGGGTGAGCTGCTGGGCAACGTACCGCTGTCGTCCAGAGCGGATGTGGACCGGGCGGTGGCGGCGGCTAAGGAGGCTTTTGCGGGATGGTCCGGTACACCGGTGCCGCGCCGGGCACGGATTCTGTTCCGGTACCAGCAGCTCCTGGTAGAGCACTGGGAGGAGCTGGCCAAGACGATCACGCTGGAGAACGGCAAAAGCTTCAAAGAAGCCTACGGCGAGGTCCAGCGCGGCATTGAATGCGTAGAATTCGCAGCAGGTGCTCCGACGCTGATGATGGGCCGGCAGCTCCCGGATATTGCGACTGGGATCGAGTCGGGCATGTACCGCTATCCGATTGGGGTGGTCGGCGGGATTACCCCGTTTAATTTCCCCATGATGGTGCCGTGCTGGATGTTTCCGCTGGCGATTGCCTGCGGCAATACCTTTGTGCTGAAGCCCTCGGAGCGGACACCGCTGCTGGCAGCGCGTCTGGCGGAGCTGATGGAGGAAGCCGGGCTGCCGAAGGGAGTGCTGAATGTGGTGAACGGCGCGCATGAGGTGGTGAACGGGCTGCTGGAGCACCCGGAGGTGAAGGCGATTTCTTTTGTCGGGTCGCAGCCGGTGGCGGAATATGTCTACACAAAAGGAACGGCTCACCTGAAGCGTGTCCAGGCGCTGGCCGGAGCGAAGAACCACTCGATCGTGCTGGCGGACGCCAACCTGGAGGCCTCAGCCTCGCAGATTGTGAATGCGGCCTTCGGCTCTGCCGGGGAACGCTGCATGGCCTGCTCGGTGGTTACGGTGCAGGAGGAAGTGGCCGACGAGCTGATCTCCATCCTGCTGCGGGAGTGCAACAGTATGACGATCGGGAACGGTCTGGAGGAGGATACATTCCTGGGGCCGGTGATCCGTCAAGGGCATAAAGAACGGACGGTTGCTTACATCGAACAGGGCATCGCCGAAGGGGCGAAGCTGCTCCGGGATGGCCGGGAGGATGCTGCGGTGCAGGGAGCGGGGTATTTTATCGGGCCGACCGTGTTTGACGGGGTGACGGAGGAGATGAAGATCTGGCAGGAGGAGATTTTTGCGCCGGTGCTGTCGGTGATCCGGGTGAAGGATGTGGCCGAGGCGGTGGAGATTGCCAACCGCTCGCGGTTTGCGAACGGGGCATGTATCTTTACGAATGATGGCGGTAAGGTCCGCTACTTCCGCGAGCATATCGAGTCCGGGATGCTGGGGGTCAATGTTGGGGTGCCCGCGCCGATGGCGTTCTTCCCGTTCTCGGGCTGGAAGGATTCGTTCTATGGCGATCTTCATGCGAATGGAAGCGACGGGGTAGAATTCTATACGCGCAAAAAAGTCGTCACTGCCCGCTGG
This region of Paenibacillus sp. FSL K6-1096 genomic DNA includes:
- the iolC gene encoding 5-dehydro-2-deoxygluconokinase, with product MNGLQFDRARRLDLIAVGRLCIDLNANETGRPMEETMTFTKYVGGSPANIIIGAARLGLRTGFIGKLADDQMGRFIRSYLQKDGIDDSQVCVDRTGAVTGLAFTEIKSPQECSILMYRDRVADLLLNTEEISEAYIASAKALLISGTALAQSPSREAVFLALEFARKHNVTVFFDLDYRPYTWTSAAETAVYYNLAAEKSHCIIGTREEFDMMENLYNLAGADDQATAARWFAHQAELVVIKHGGSGSIGYTADGQSHRSGIFPAKVLKTFGAGDSYASAFIHSLMNGHSVSEAMRRGSASASIVISRHSCSDAMPTLEELEDFLRTNEEIAAGAQ
- a CDS encoding CoA-acylating methylmalonate-semialdehyde dehydrogenase, translated to MTEQTAQVLKNYIDGQWVAADAAQTEPVTNPATGELLGNVPLSSRADVDRAVAAAKEAFAGWSGTPVPRRARILFRYQQLLVEHWEELAKTITLENGKSFKEAYGEVQRGIECVEFAAGAPTLMMGRQLPDIATGIESGMYRYPIGVVGGITPFNFPMMVPCWMFPLAIACGNTFVLKPSERTPLLAARLAELMEEAGLPKGVLNVVNGAHEVVNGLLEHPEVKAISFVGSQPVAEYVYTKGTAHLKRVQALAGAKNHSIVLADANLEASASQIVNAAFGSAGERCMACSVVTVQEEVADELISILLRECNSMTIGNGLEEDTFLGPVIRQGHKERTVAYIEQGIAEGAKLLRDGREDAAVQGAGYFIGPTVFDGVTEEMKIWQEEIFAPVLSVIRVKDVAEAVEIANRSRFANGACIFTNDGGKVRYFREHIESGMLGVNVGVPAPMAFFPFSGWKDSFYGDLHANGSDGVEFYTRKKVVTARWQ